In Drosophila nasuta strain 15112-1781.00 chromosome 2R, ASM2355853v1, whole genome shotgun sequence, a single genomic region encodes these proteins:
- the LOC132786435 gene encoding uncharacterized protein LOC132786435 — MSLTMSRLSSSTYSSLCLLLFLHFVWLLLLTTTPGAEAKPADYNYEAISSPSPSIVSKKESTHIVSFVNLKKAQRPREEFDFKRNEAEANNSMQVQQLFGSLLLLQGPSNNSLDTDDAPATKRNTLDDELTLDDPVSEQHESSMETPDAWNRIKLAIPVLEPVKHLLNAVGGGGVNDTHVRTNTHRLIGHHGVHHTTHHSGNESSAIETEEDRETAIESNGFNTLESLGMLGTMLWGILQNLRSVFAASAGNASSAFSGGGGGNHGSAGDN, encoded by the coding sequence TTCGtatggctgctgttgctgacgaCGACACCTGGAGCAGAGGCAAAGCCAGCAGACTACAATTATGAGGCAATTTCATCCCCATCTCCATCCATAGTCAGTAAAAAAGAGTCGACACATATTGTCAGCTTCGTGAATCTAAAGAAAGCACAAAGACCAAGAGAAGAATTCGATTTTAAACGTAACGAGGCGGAGGCCAACAACTCGATGCAAGTGCAACAATTATTTGGcagcttgttgctgttgcaaggACCAAGCAACAATAGTCTCGACACAGACGATGCGCCGGCAACCAAACGGAATACGCTCGATGATGAGCTTACCCTTGATGATCCGGTGAGTGAACAACACGAAAGCTCAATGGAAACACCAGACGCATGGAATCGCATTAAGCTTGCAATTCCCGTGCTGGAGCCGGTCAAGCACTTGCTGAATGCTGTTGGAGGAGGCGGTGTCAATGACACACATGTGCGCACCAACACGCATCGACTGATTGGCCATCATGGAGTTCATCATACAACCCATCACAGTGGTAACGAATCATCTGCCATTGAGACGGAAGAGGATCGCGAAACAGCCATTGAGAGCAATGGTTTCAATACCCTCGAATCCTTGGGCATGCTTGGCACTATGCTCTGGGGCATATTGCAGAATCTGCGCAGCGTGTTTGCAGCGAGTGCTGGAAATGCTAGCTCCGCTTTCTCAGGCGGTGGCGGAGGTAATCATGGAAGTGCGGGAGACAATTGA
- the LOC132786434 gene encoding aminopeptidase N-like isoform X2 has protein sequence MHVIVLLNIICASFCFENYRLPSSIKPHHYNLRLLTHLNDYTRLFFTGDVEIHLHILQATNNITLHVGSRLNIDTTGIWMQSVASKCHKDIAIKGVERDSKFDFYILHLNTQLWPSQRYVLRLPFWARLCQTLSGYYASSYQNECGQTRFISITQFEPTDARTAFPCFDEPNLKATFNITLGHHKHYNALSNMPLAEKIPIINDFAGYASYNDPYERQVKFITWAQSSAIEQCKYAAEIGPRLMAYYEQLFGISYPLPKMDQLAVPDFSAGAMENWGLITYREASLLYAEEASSLLDKQRVTNIIAHELAHQWFGNLVTMEWWNDLWLNEGFATYVATLGMNALCSNWHAYEEESVENVLAILYTDSFCNTRPIHQPSVRRGSQIAELFDVITYRKGAVIIRMMHFFIGDKAFKRGLNSYLQKHSFINAKQQDLWLQLTEAAHLLKTMPHDLDVQIVMDTWTFQPGIPLISVQRHYFTKSATITQSRYRMYDEVEPPKMNESPLQSEPCWFVPISYTTDSQSNFVSTEPRAWLRCQGGEVLPLELLDLPYAQEWLILNVQLATPYRINYDTGNWELIIKGLQSGVFKRIHVMNRAQLLDDSLSLAWSGHLSYALALKLLGYLKHEHEFIPWRAALNQLSAIERIMRQTSEFEEFQHFMNHLLDPIYNYLGGIHEDADNRHHVAHKTLINRWACRLNQADCVKGALKYYHRWFILNNPDESNPVPQNLRTVIYCTAVQHGDADDWNFFWRRYTNSSVASEKRLILLSLSCSRKVDQIEHYLKVIFREKSLIRKQDVSQIFEAIVRNDIGFHIAKDFVMHKFEKLKQFYESNRRELAALLVKIAQNINCQRDYQQMRTFIETQKQLLESSMLILRRALEQAQLNLRWRQKRISEFSSNLYMHCYD, from the exons ATGCATGTAATTGTGCtgctaaatataatttgtgcATCTTTTTGCTTCGAAAATTACCGCTTACCGAGTTCCATAAAACCTCATCACTACAATCTGCGTTTATTAACCCATCTGAATGACTACACTCGGCTATTCTTCACCGGCGATGTTGAAATTCATCTGCACATTTTGCAAGCCACCAATAACATAACGTTGCATGTCGGTTCCCGACTAAATATCGACACTACTGGCATATGGATGCAGTCCGTGGCCAGCAAGTGCCACAAGGACATTGCTATTAAAGGTGTGGAGCGTGACTCCAAATTTGATTTCTATATATTGCATCTAAACACTCAACTGTGGCCTTCACAACGTTATGTGCTTCGACTGCCATTTTGGGCCAGACTCTGCCAAACGTTATCGGGTTACTATGCCAGTAGCTACCAAAATGAATGTGGCCAAACACG ATTCATTTCGATAACGCAGTTCGAGCCGACGGACGCACGAACCGCATTTCCCTGCTTCGATGAGCCCAATCTCAAGGCCACCTTCAACATTACACTGGGCCACCACAAGCATTACAATGCTCTTAGCAATATGCCGCTAGCTGAGAAGATTCCCAT CATCAACGACTTCGCAGGCTACGCCTCGTACAATGACCCATATGAGCGCCAAGTCAAGTTCATCACCTGGGCGCAATCATCGGCCATTGAGCAGTGCAAATATGCTGCCGAGATTGGACCACGCTTAATGGCCTACTATGAGCAGCTGTTTGGCATAAGTTACCCGTTGCCCAAAATGGATCAACTGGCTGTGCCAGATTTTAGTGCCGGAGCAATGGAGAATTGGGGTCTAATTACCTATCGAGAAGCATCGTTGCTCTACGCAGAGGAGGCTTCATCTCTGCTGGATAAGCAGCGGGTTACCAATATTATAGCACACGAGCTGGCACATCAATGGTTTGGTAATCTGGTCACAATGGAATGGTGGAATGATCTCTGGCTGAACGAAGGCTTTGCCACATATGTGGCCACCTTGGGGATGAACGCGTTGTGCAGCAATTGGCATGCCTATGAGGAGGAATCAGTAGAAAACGTGCTTGCCATCCTCTACACAGATTCCTTCTGCAACACCCGACCCATTCATCAGCCATCTGTGAGACGTGGCAGTCAAATTGCCGAGCTCTTTGATGTCATTACCTATCGCAAGGGAGCGGTTATTATTCGAATGATGCACTTTTTCATAGGGGACAAGGCTTTTAAACGTGGCCTAAATTCTTATCTACAGAAGCACTCATTTATTAATGCCAAGCAGCAAGATTTGTGGCTGCAGTTGACGGAGGCGGCGCATCTGTTGAAAACTATGCCACATGACTTAGATGTGCAAATCGTCATGGACACTTGGACATTCCAACCGGGCATTCCATTGATTAGTGTGCAACGTCACTACTTCACAAAGTCGGCAACAATTACCCAGAGCCGATATCGAATGTATGATGAAGTCGAGCCTCCTAAGATGAACGAGAGTCCATTGCAGTCGGAGCCCTGTTGGTTTGTGCCAATTAGCTACACGACAGATTCCCAATCCAACTTTGTGTCTACCGAGCCAAGAGCCTGGCTACGTTGTCAGGGAGGCGAAGTGTTGCCGCTTGAGCTGCTGGACTTGCCCTATGCGCAGGAATGGCTGATCTTAAACGTGCAGCTGGCAACTCCATATCGCATTAACTATGATACTGGCAACTGGGAATTGATCATCAAAGGTCTGCAAAGCGGTGTGTTTAAGCGCATTCATGTCATGAATCGGGCACAATTGTTGGACGATTCCTTGTCGCTGGCTTGGAGTGGTCATCTCAGTTATGCGTTAGCTCTGAAGCTGTTGGGATACTTGAAGCATGAGCATGAATTCATTCCCTGGCGGGCTGCATTGAATCAGCTATCTGCCATCGAACGAATCATGCGACAAACATCTGAATTTGAAGAGTTTCAg CACTTTATGAACCATCTGCTCGATCCCATCTACAACTACTTGGGGGGCATACACGAGGATGCAGACAATCGTCATCACGTGGCCCACAAAACACTAATCAATCGTTGGGCTTGCCGCCTGAACCAGGCAGATTGTGTAAAGGGAGCGTTGAAATATTATCATCGCTGGTTCATCCTTAACAATCCGGATGAATCGAATCCAGTTCCCCAAAATCTACGTACAGTGATTTACTGTACGGCAGTTCAACATGGCGATGCGGATGATTGGAATTTCTTTTGGCGACGTTACACGAACAGCTCAGTAGCCAGTGAGAAACGACTTATACTTCTCTCATTGAGCTGCAGTCGTAAAGTTGATCAAATTGAGCACTATCTGAAAGTAATATTTAGAGAAAAGTCTCTCATACGAAAGCAAGATGTATCTCAAATTTTTGAAGCGATTGTACGCAATGATATTGGTTTTCATATAGCCAAAGACTTTGTCATGCATAAGTTTGAGAAACTGAAACAGTT CTATGAGTCAAACCGACGAGAACTAGCTGCGCTACTCGTCAAAATTGCCCAAAATATCAATTGTCAGCGGGACTATCAGCAAATGAGAACATTCATTGAGACACAAAAGCAGCTGCTGGAGTCTTCAATGCTTATCTTGCGACGAGCGCTTGAGCAAGCTCAGTTGAATCTTCGGTGGCGGCAAAAGCGAATCTCGGAATTCAGCAGCAATCTGTATATGCACTGCTATGACTAA
- the LOC132786434 gene encoding aminopeptidase N-like isoform X1, translating to MHVIVLLNIICASFCFENYRLPSSIKPHHYNLRLLTHLNDYTRLFFTGDVEIHLHILQATNNITLHVGSRLNIDTTGIWMQSVASKCHKDIAIKGVERDSKFDFYILHLNTQLWPSQRYVLRLPFWARLCQTLSGYYASSYQNECGQTRFISITQFEPTDARTAFPCFDEPNLKATFNITLGHHKHYNALSNMPLAEKIPMCERRNWVWSIFRQTEIMSTYLVAFSINDFAGYASYNDPYERQVKFITWAQSSAIEQCKYAAEIGPRLMAYYEQLFGISYPLPKMDQLAVPDFSAGAMENWGLITYREASLLYAEEASSLLDKQRVTNIIAHELAHQWFGNLVTMEWWNDLWLNEGFATYVATLGMNALCSNWHAYEEESVENVLAILYTDSFCNTRPIHQPSVRRGSQIAELFDVITYRKGAVIIRMMHFFIGDKAFKRGLNSYLQKHSFINAKQQDLWLQLTEAAHLLKTMPHDLDVQIVMDTWTFQPGIPLISVQRHYFTKSATITQSRYRMYDEVEPPKMNESPLQSEPCWFVPISYTTDSQSNFVSTEPRAWLRCQGGEVLPLELLDLPYAQEWLILNVQLATPYRINYDTGNWELIIKGLQSGVFKRIHVMNRAQLLDDSLSLAWSGHLSYALALKLLGYLKHEHEFIPWRAALNQLSAIERIMRQTSEFEEFQHFMNHLLDPIYNYLGGIHEDADNRHHVAHKTLINRWACRLNQADCVKGALKYYHRWFILNNPDESNPVPQNLRTVIYCTAVQHGDADDWNFFWRRYTNSSVASEKRLILLSLSCSRKVDQIEHYLKVIFREKSLIRKQDVSQIFEAIVRNDIGFHIAKDFVMHKFEKLKQFYESNRRELAALLVKIAQNINCQRDYQQMRTFIETQKQLLESSMLILRRALEQAQLNLRWRQKRISEFSSNLYMHCYD from the exons ATGCATGTAATTGTGCtgctaaatataatttgtgcATCTTTTTGCTTCGAAAATTACCGCTTACCGAGTTCCATAAAACCTCATCACTACAATCTGCGTTTATTAACCCATCTGAATGACTACACTCGGCTATTCTTCACCGGCGATGTTGAAATTCATCTGCACATTTTGCAAGCCACCAATAACATAACGTTGCATGTCGGTTCCCGACTAAATATCGACACTACTGGCATATGGATGCAGTCCGTGGCCAGCAAGTGCCACAAGGACATTGCTATTAAAGGTGTGGAGCGTGACTCCAAATTTGATTTCTATATATTGCATCTAAACACTCAACTGTGGCCTTCACAACGTTATGTGCTTCGACTGCCATTTTGGGCCAGACTCTGCCAAACGTTATCGGGTTACTATGCCAGTAGCTACCAAAATGAATGTGGCCAAACACG ATTCATTTCGATAACGCAGTTCGAGCCGACGGACGCACGAACCGCATTTCCCTGCTTCGATGAGCCCAATCTCAAGGCCACCTTCAACATTACACTGGGCCACCACAAGCATTACAATGCTCTTAGCAATATGCCGCTAGCTGAGAAGATTCCCAT GTGTGAACGCAGGAACTGGGTATGGAGCATATTCCGGCAGACTGAGATAATGTCCACGTATCTGGTTGCTTTCAGCATCAACGACTTCGCAGGCTACGCCTCGTACAATGACCCATATGAGCGCCAAGTCAAGTTCATCACCTGGGCGCAATCATCGGCCATTGAGCAGTGCAAATATGCTGCCGAGATTGGACCACGCTTAATGGCCTACTATGAGCAGCTGTTTGGCATAAGTTACCCGTTGCCCAAAATGGATCAACTGGCTGTGCCAGATTTTAGTGCCGGAGCAATGGAGAATTGGGGTCTAATTACCTATCGAGAAGCATCGTTGCTCTACGCAGAGGAGGCTTCATCTCTGCTGGATAAGCAGCGGGTTACCAATATTATAGCACACGAGCTGGCACATCAATGGTTTGGTAATCTGGTCACAATGGAATGGTGGAATGATCTCTGGCTGAACGAAGGCTTTGCCACATATGTGGCCACCTTGGGGATGAACGCGTTGTGCAGCAATTGGCATGCCTATGAGGAGGAATCAGTAGAAAACGTGCTTGCCATCCTCTACACAGATTCCTTCTGCAACACCCGACCCATTCATCAGCCATCTGTGAGACGTGGCAGTCAAATTGCCGAGCTCTTTGATGTCATTACCTATCGCAAGGGAGCGGTTATTATTCGAATGATGCACTTTTTCATAGGGGACAAGGCTTTTAAACGTGGCCTAAATTCTTATCTACAGAAGCACTCATTTATTAATGCCAAGCAGCAAGATTTGTGGCTGCAGTTGACGGAGGCGGCGCATCTGTTGAAAACTATGCCACATGACTTAGATGTGCAAATCGTCATGGACACTTGGACATTCCAACCGGGCATTCCATTGATTAGTGTGCAACGTCACTACTTCACAAAGTCGGCAACAATTACCCAGAGCCGATATCGAATGTATGATGAAGTCGAGCCTCCTAAGATGAACGAGAGTCCATTGCAGTCGGAGCCCTGTTGGTTTGTGCCAATTAGCTACACGACAGATTCCCAATCCAACTTTGTGTCTACCGAGCCAAGAGCCTGGCTACGTTGTCAGGGAGGCGAAGTGTTGCCGCTTGAGCTGCTGGACTTGCCCTATGCGCAGGAATGGCTGATCTTAAACGTGCAGCTGGCAACTCCATATCGCATTAACTATGATACTGGCAACTGGGAATTGATCATCAAAGGTCTGCAAAGCGGTGTGTTTAAGCGCATTCATGTCATGAATCGGGCACAATTGTTGGACGATTCCTTGTCGCTGGCTTGGAGTGGTCATCTCAGTTATGCGTTAGCTCTGAAGCTGTTGGGATACTTGAAGCATGAGCATGAATTCATTCCCTGGCGGGCTGCATTGAATCAGCTATCTGCCATCGAACGAATCATGCGACAAACATCTGAATTTGAAGAGTTTCAg CACTTTATGAACCATCTGCTCGATCCCATCTACAACTACTTGGGGGGCATACACGAGGATGCAGACAATCGTCATCACGTGGCCCACAAAACACTAATCAATCGTTGGGCTTGCCGCCTGAACCAGGCAGATTGTGTAAAGGGAGCGTTGAAATATTATCATCGCTGGTTCATCCTTAACAATCCGGATGAATCGAATCCAGTTCCCCAAAATCTACGTACAGTGATTTACTGTACGGCAGTTCAACATGGCGATGCGGATGATTGGAATTTCTTTTGGCGACGTTACACGAACAGCTCAGTAGCCAGTGAGAAACGACTTATACTTCTCTCATTGAGCTGCAGTCGTAAAGTTGATCAAATTGAGCACTATCTGAAAGTAATATTTAGAGAAAAGTCTCTCATACGAAAGCAAGATGTATCTCAAATTTTTGAAGCGATTGTACGCAATGATATTGGTTTTCATATAGCCAAAGACTTTGTCATGCATAAGTTTGAGAAACTGAAACAGTT CTATGAGTCAAACCGACGAGAACTAGCTGCGCTACTCGTCAAAATTGCCCAAAATATCAATTGTCAGCGGGACTATCAGCAAATGAGAACATTCATTGAGACACAAAAGCAGCTGCTGGAGTCTTCAATGCTTATCTTGCGACGAGCGCTTGAGCAAGCTCAGTTGAATCTTCGGTGGCGGCAAAAGCGAATCTCGGAATTCAGCAGCAATCTGTATATGCACTGCTATGACTAA
- the LOC132786434 gene encoding aminopeptidase N-like isoform X3 — MSTYLVAFSINDFAGYASYNDPYERQVKFITWAQSSAIEQCKYAAEIGPRLMAYYEQLFGISYPLPKMDQLAVPDFSAGAMENWGLITYREASLLYAEEASSLLDKQRVTNIIAHELAHQWFGNLVTMEWWNDLWLNEGFATYVATLGMNALCSNWHAYEEESVENVLAILYTDSFCNTRPIHQPSVRRGSQIAELFDVITYRKGAVIIRMMHFFIGDKAFKRGLNSYLQKHSFINAKQQDLWLQLTEAAHLLKTMPHDLDVQIVMDTWTFQPGIPLISVQRHYFTKSATITQSRYRMYDEVEPPKMNESPLQSEPCWFVPISYTTDSQSNFVSTEPRAWLRCQGGEVLPLELLDLPYAQEWLILNVQLATPYRINYDTGNWELIIKGLQSGVFKRIHVMNRAQLLDDSLSLAWSGHLSYALALKLLGYLKHEHEFIPWRAALNQLSAIERIMRQTSEFEEFQHFMNHLLDPIYNYLGGIHEDADNRHHVAHKTLINRWACRLNQADCVKGALKYYHRWFILNNPDESNPVPQNLRTVIYCTAVQHGDADDWNFFWRRYTNSSVASEKRLILLSLSCSRKVDQIEHYLKVIFREKSLIRKQDVSQIFEAIVRNDIGFHIAKDFVMHKFEKLKQFYESNRRELAALLVKIAQNINCQRDYQQMRTFIETQKQLLESSMLILRRALEQAQLNLRWRQKRISEFSSNLYMHCYD; from the exons ATGTCCACGTATCTGGTTGCTTTCAGCATCAACGACTTCGCAGGCTACGCCTCGTACAATGACCCATATGAGCGCCAAGTCAAGTTCATCACCTGGGCGCAATCATCGGCCATTGAGCAGTGCAAATATGCTGCCGAGATTGGACCACGCTTAATGGCCTACTATGAGCAGCTGTTTGGCATAAGTTACCCGTTGCCCAAAATGGATCAACTGGCTGTGCCAGATTTTAGTGCCGGAGCAATGGAGAATTGGGGTCTAATTACCTATCGAGAAGCATCGTTGCTCTACGCAGAGGAGGCTTCATCTCTGCTGGATAAGCAGCGGGTTACCAATATTATAGCACACGAGCTGGCACATCAATGGTTTGGTAATCTGGTCACAATGGAATGGTGGAATGATCTCTGGCTGAACGAAGGCTTTGCCACATATGTGGCCACCTTGGGGATGAACGCGTTGTGCAGCAATTGGCATGCCTATGAGGAGGAATCAGTAGAAAACGTGCTTGCCATCCTCTACACAGATTCCTTCTGCAACACCCGACCCATTCATCAGCCATCTGTGAGACGTGGCAGTCAAATTGCCGAGCTCTTTGATGTCATTACCTATCGCAAGGGAGCGGTTATTATTCGAATGATGCACTTTTTCATAGGGGACAAGGCTTTTAAACGTGGCCTAAATTCTTATCTACAGAAGCACTCATTTATTAATGCCAAGCAGCAAGATTTGTGGCTGCAGTTGACGGAGGCGGCGCATCTGTTGAAAACTATGCCACATGACTTAGATGTGCAAATCGTCATGGACACTTGGACATTCCAACCGGGCATTCCATTGATTAGTGTGCAACGTCACTACTTCACAAAGTCGGCAACAATTACCCAGAGCCGATATCGAATGTATGATGAAGTCGAGCCTCCTAAGATGAACGAGAGTCCATTGCAGTCGGAGCCCTGTTGGTTTGTGCCAATTAGCTACACGACAGATTCCCAATCCAACTTTGTGTCTACCGAGCCAAGAGCCTGGCTACGTTGTCAGGGAGGCGAAGTGTTGCCGCTTGAGCTGCTGGACTTGCCCTATGCGCAGGAATGGCTGATCTTAAACGTGCAGCTGGCAACTCCATATCGCATTAACTATGATACTGGCAACTGGGAATTGATCATCAAAGGTCTGCAAAGCGGTGTGTTTAAGCGCATTCATGTCATGAATCGGGCACAATTGTTGGACGATTCCTTGTCGCTGGCTTGGAGTGGTCATCTCAGTTATGCGTTAGCTCTGAAGCTGTTGGGATACTTGAAGCATGAGCATGAATTCATTCCCTGGCGGGCTGCATTGAATCAGCTATCTGCCATCGAACGAATCATGCGACAAACATCTGAATTTGAAGAGTTTCAg CACTTTATGAACCATCTGCTCGATCCCATCTACAACTACTTGGGGGGCATACACGAGGATGCAGACAATCGTCATCACGTGGCCCACAAAACACTAATCAATCGTTGGGCTTGCCGCCTGAACCAGGCAGATTGTGTAAAGGGAGCGTTGAAATATTATCATCGCTGGTTCATCCTTAACAATCCGGATGAATCGAATCCAGTTCCCCAAAATCTACGTACAGTGATTTACTGTACGGCAGTTCAACATGGCGATGCGGATGATTGGAATTTCTTTTGGCGACGTTACACGAACAGCTCAGTAGCCAGTGAGAAACGACTTATACTTCTCTCATTGAGCTGCAGTCGTAAAGTTGATCAAATTGAGCACTATCTGAAAGTAATATTTAGAGAAAAGTCTCTCATACGAAAGCAAGATGTATCTCAAATTTTTGAAGCGATTGTACGCAATGATATTGGTTTTCATATAGCCAAAGACTTTGTCATGCATAAGTTTGAGAAACTGAAACAGTT CTATGAGTCAAACCGACGAGAACTAGCTGCGCTACTCGTCAAAATTGCCCAAAATATCAATTGTCAGCGGGACTATCAGCAAATGAGAACATTCATTGAGACACAAAAGCAGCTGCTGGAGTCTTCAATGCTTATCTTGCGACGAGCGCTTGAGCAAGCTCAGTTGAATCTTCGGTGGCGGCAAAAGCGAATCTCGGAATTCAGCAGCAATCTGTATATGCACTGCTATGACTAA
- the LOC132783997 gene encoding uncharacterized protein LOC132783997: MQYLKISKLLFITLVFVNQIYHCSFTECGKNEVLRDGCFESSCYQFLYDGDNCPTKHQIECHCDIGYVRVGGECLTKDKCLPSGSMKIMSKKEAIIRKVRNEKQA; the protein is encoded by the exons ATGCAGTATTTGAAAATCAGTAAACTGTTGTTTATCACACTTGTATTCGTTAATCAAATCTATCATTGTTCATTCACTG AATGTGGCAAAAATGAAGTGCTTCGAGACGGTTGCTTTGAAAGTTCATGTTATCAGTTTCTCTACGATGGCGACAATTGCCCCACTAAACACCAAATTGAATGTCATTGCGATATTGGATATGTACGCGTTGGAGGAGAATGTCTGACAAAAGATAAATGTCTTCCGAGTGGAAGTATGAAAATTATGTCGAAGAAGGAGGCCATTATCCGGAAAGTACGAAACGAAAAGCAGGCTTAA